A part of Sulfitobacter sp. OXR-159 genomic DNA contains:
- the ctaD gene encoding cytochrome c oxidase subunit I, with amino-acid sequence MTDRTAPDAPDQDDPEVRRGQEDRLRKVWETPKGWRYWSAVNNTEIGVWYTAASFGFMLFAGVLALLMRVQLAVPENDFLTATFYNQLFTLHGTAMMFLFAVPIFEAVAIILLPQMLGARDLPFPRLSAFGFWCFLIGGIFVSGSIFFGAAPSSGWFMYPPLTTEEKFTPGLGPDIWLLGLSFIEVASIAAAVELIVGTLKCRPPGMRLNLMPLYAWYVLVVAAMILFAFPPLIAGDILFELERMFDWPFFDPARGGDPILWQHLFWIFGHPEVYIVFLPAIALVAMIVPTFAQRPILGYSWIVLAAVGTGFLSFGLWVHHMYTTGLPSASLGFFSAASEAVAIPTGVQIFVFLATLLTGRVIFSVPMLFVAGALATFVIGGLTGVMVALVPFDWQAHDTYFVVAHLHYVLIGGMLFPLAAGIYYYWPVVSGRKLSDRLGRWAFWIMFTGFNVTFLPMHYSGLAGMARRVWTYPVELGVGTANLISSAGAFIFAAGFLIIVWDVLRPRGGEPYADRNPWNAGTSEWLIEMPAENWGVRSVPIVTTRYPLWEQPNFAEDVDKGRFYLPDAEEGKRETLITSVLDGTPMQCLRVAGPSFMPMIAAALTGAVFIFTTFKFWIPALVAMVLATISIMVWLWRGTAAIPEKPDKNVGLGLSLPLYVSGPKSTGWWAMFITMAGDAMAFVGLAFGYMFYFTIHADFPPPGMAGPGTLWPGLSLGLFGAAWAASLGARNLNRAGRVGIARALMAGGSLLALGAGAALLWGPWIYGLNPADHVYPATVWVLAIWTAVHAAVGSLMLAYCLARSVFGRMTPHHDADISNVALYWHFMFATALVTVTLLALFPMLV; translated from the coding sequence ATGACAGACCGGACAGCACCGGATGCACCCGATCAGGACGACCCCGAGGTGCGCCGCGGGCAGGAAGACAGGCTGCGCAAGGTATGGGAGACGCCGAAGGGCTGGCGCTACTGGTCGGCGGTGAACAATACCGAAATCGGCGTCTGGTATACGGCGGCATCCTTCGGATTCATGTTGTTCGCCGGTGTCCTGGCGCTGCTGATGCGGGTGCAGCTGGCGGTGCCCGAGAACGACTTCCTGACCGCCACCTTCTACAATCAGCTTTTCACGCTGCACGGCACGGCGATGATGTTTCTCTTTGCCGTGCCCATATTCGAGGCGGTGGCGATCATCCTGCTGCCACAGATGCTTGGCGCGCGCGATCTGCCGTTTCCACGGCTGTCGGCCTTCGGCTTCTGGTGTTTTCTGATCGGCGGAATTTTCGTCAGCGGCTCGATTTTCTTCGGTGCCGCGCCGAGTTCGGGGTGGTTCATGTATCCGCCGCTGACGACCGAAGAAAAATTCACGCCGGGCCTCGGGCCAGATATCTGGCTACTGGGCCTGTCGTTCATCGAGGTCGCCTCGATCGCGGCGGCGGTGGAACTGATCGTCGGCACGCTGAAATGCCGGCCTCCGGGGATGCGCCTGAACCTGATGCCGCTTTATGCCTGGTATGTGCTGGTGGTGGCGGCGATGATCCTGTTCGCCTTTCCGCCACTGATCGCGGGCGACATCCTGTTCGAACTGGAGCGGATGTTCGACTGGCCCTTCTTCGATCCGGCCCGTGGCGGCGACCCGATCCTGTGGCAGCACCTGTTCTGGATCTTCGGCCACCCCGAGGTCTATATCGTCTTCCTGCCCGCCATCGCACTGGTGGCGATGATCGTGCCGACCTTCGCGCAGCGTCCGATCCTGGGCTATTCCTGGATCGTCCTGGCTGCCGTCGGCACCGGTTTCCTCTCCTTCGGGCTGTGGGTGCACCATATGTATACCACGGGCCTGCCCTCGGCCTCGCTGGGATTCTTTTCGGCCGCCTCCGAGGCGGTTGCGATCCCCACCGGCGTGCAGATATTCGTGTTTCTGGCGACTTTGCTGACCGGGCGGGTGATCTTTTCGGTGCCGATGCTGTTCGTCGCGGGCGCGCTGGCGACCTTCGTGATCGGCGGGCTGACCGGCGTCATGGTGGCACTGGTGCCTTTCGACTGGCAGGCGCACGACACCTATTTCGTGGTTGCCCACCTGCATTACGTGCTGATCGGAGGGATGCTGTTTCCGCTGGCCGCGGGTATCTATTACTACTGGCCGGTTGTCAGCGGCCGGAAACTGTCCGACCGGCTGGGGCGGTGGGCGTTCTGGATCATGTTCACCGGCTTCAACGTAACCTTCCTGCCGATGCACTATTCCGGGCTGGCTGGCATGGCGCGGCGCGTCTGGACCTATCCGGTCGAGCTTGGGGTCGGGACCGCGAACCTGATCTCCAGCGCCGGCGCTTTCATTTTTGCCGCCGGGTTTCTGATCATCGTCTGGGACGTGCTGCGCCCGCGCGGCGGGGAACCCTATGCAGACCGCAATCCATGGAATGCCGGCACGTCTGAGTGGCTGATCGAAATGCCGGCTGAAAACTGGGGTGTGCGCTCGGTTCCGATCGTCACCACACGCTATCCGCTCTGGGAACAGCCGAATTTCGCGGAAGACGTAGACAAGGGCCGGTTCTATCTTCCCGACGCGGAGGAAGGAAAGCGCGAGACGCTCATTACCTCGGTCCTCGACGGCACGCCTATGCAGTGCCTGCGGGTTGCGGGGCCAAGCTTCATGCCGATGATCGCCGCTGCCCTGACCGGGGCCGTGTTCATCTTCACCACCTTCAAGTTCTGGATTCCGGCCCTTGTCGCCATGGTGCTGGCGACGATTTCCATCATGGTCTGGCTCTGGCGCGGAACGGCGGCGATTCCCGAAAAGCCCGACAAGAACGTCGGTCTCGGCCTCAGCCTGCCGCTCTATGTCTCGGGTCCGAAATCGACCGGCTGGTGGGCGATGTTTATCACCATGGCGGGCGATGCGATGGCCTTTGTCGGACTGGCCTTTGGCTACATGTTCTACTTCACGATCCACGCCGATTTTCCGCCGCCTGGCATGGCAGGACCGGGCACACTCTGGCCCGGCCTGTCACTGGGTCTTTTCGGCGCTGCCTGGGCGGCATCGCTGGGCGCGCGCAATCTCAATCGCGCCGGGCGGGTCGGTATCGCACGCGCTCTGATGGCGGGAGGCAGCCTGCTGGCGCTTGGCGCCGGTGCTGCCTTGCTCTGGGGGCCCTGGATCTATGGTCTCAATCCCGCCGATCACGTCTATCCCGCGACGGTCTGGGTGCTGGCGATCTGGACCGCCGTTCACGCGGCGGTGGGCAGCCTGATGCTGGCCTATTGCCTGGCGCGGTCGGTCTTCGGCAGGATGACGCCGCACCATGACGCCGACATCTCGAACGTGGCGCTTTACTGGCATTTCATGTTCGCAACCGCGCTGGTGACGGTGACGTTGCTGGCGTTATTCCCGATGCTGGTGTGA